A single Sulfurimonas aquatica DNA region contains:
- a CDS encoding polyprenyl synthetase family protein, whose translation MQRVEEELTRLIKEIDYDEVTKLFSMLSGGKRLRAKLILKIAGEHKDAPLLAAIVELIHGASLLHDDVIDDAMTRRGVASVNATEGSKMSIMLGDVLYSKAFTELVAFDKEIARVISSSVTALSKGEMMDVKMAESFNTDEEKYLNMLYLKTATLIEAAAKASAILVDKDVQKHALYGKNLGLSFQIIDDILDITSDEKTLGKPAMNDFVEGKCTLPYIYLDKVLNREESQRLKSSHAKNISASEMEWIKTKMQENKTIEKSFELAQQLSNEAQVAVSDDKELVGILETMIKRSY comes from the coding sequence ATGCAAAGAGTAGAAGAAGAGTTAACAAGGTTAATAAAAGAGATAGATTACGATGAGGTTACTAAACTCTTTAGTATGCTTAGTGGTGGCAAACGCTTACGTGCAAAATTAATTTTAAAAATTGCGGGTGAACATAAAGACGCGCCACTTTTAGCAGCTATAGTTGAGTTGATTCATGGTGCGTCGCTTTTACATGACGATGTTATAGATGATGCAATGACAAGACGTGGTGTAGCCTCAGTAAACGCGACTGAAGGAAGTAAAATGTCTATTATGCTTGGGGATGTTCTTTACTCAAAAGCATTTACCGAACTTGTGGCGTTTGATAAAGAGATCGCTAGAGTTATATCATCTTCAGTTACCGCACTTTCAAAAGGTGAAATGATGGATGTGAAGATGGCAGAGTCATTTAACACTGACGAAGAAAAATATCTCAATATGCTCTATTTAAAAACTGCAACGCTAATCGAAGCGGCGGCAAAAGCAAGTGCAATACTTGTAGATAAAGACGTCCAAAAACATGCACTTTATGGAAAAAATCTAGGTCTATCTTTTCAGATAATAGATGATATCTTAGATATCACTTCAGATGAGAAAACTTTAGGAAAACCTGCAATGAATGACTTTGTAGAAGGTAAATGTACTCTGCCATATATCTACTTAGACAAGGTGCTAAATCGTGAGGAGTCACAAAGACTTAAATCGTCACATGCAAAAAATATATCTGCTTCAGAAATGGAGTGGATAAAAACAAAGATGCAAGAGAATAAAACGATAGAAAAATCTTTTGAATTAGCACAACAATTATCGAATGAAGCACAAGTTGCAGTAAGTGATGATAAAGAGTTAGTAGGTATTTTAGAAACTATGATTAAGAGAAGTTATTAA
- a CDS encoding MBL fold metallo-hydrolase, translated as MQIKVQPMGIYQTNCYIATIDGKDFIIDPGVDATEWVKQNVTNPVAILNTHGHFDHVWSNDELQNQLGIKLYTPKGDVPLLVDSSWMPDLPPSVPDVIVVGDEELDFDGVKVKYRHFPGHCPGCSTIEIGDAMFSGDFIFERSIGRTDFPLSSPQDMKKSLEKFKLLDFDKTIYPGHGNTTTIKQEQKHADYWINSL; from the coding sequence ATGCAGATAAAAGTTCAACCTATGGGGATTTATCAAACTAACTGTTACATTGCTACCATTGATGGTAAAGATTTTATCATTGATCCTGGTGTAGATGCCACAGAGTGGGTAAAACAAAATGTTACAAATCCAGTAGCTATTTTAAATACACATGGTCACTTTGATCATGTATGGTCAAATGATGAACTTCAAAATCAACTTGGCATAAAACTATACACTCCAAAAGGGGATGTGCCCTTACTTGTTGATAGCTCTTGGATGCCAGACCTTCCACCATCTGTTCCAGATGTGATTGTAGTTGGTGATGAAGAGTTAGATTTTGATGGTGTAAAGGTCAAGTACCGTCATTTTCCAGGACATTGCCCAGGATGTTCTACTATAGAGATAGGTGATGCGATGTTTAGTGGAGATTTTATATTTGAGCGAAGCATAGGTAGAACTGACTTTCCACTGTCATCTCCACAAGACATGAAAAAATCTCTTGAGAAGTTTAAACTGCTTGATTTTGACAAGACAATTTACCCTGGTCATGGAAACACTACAACTATAAAGCAAGAACAAAAACATGCAGATTATTGGATTAATAGTCTATAA
- a CDS encoding ferritin-like domain-containing protein, with the protein MEEKSPNKKIEMFDNFYTAYNEGSVAFESSFTAKEFSTPSYSGICRVVPPQDVPKRSNLTVREGQVVLIHAIAHIEYSAIDLAIDGAYRFFGLPKKYYDDWLKVAADEIRHFLMLEELLHELDSSYGDIEVHDALFEASQRTQTLLERMAVVPRYLEANGLDATPMILTKLKKLPKSEMIEKMMRVLNTILDEEVDHVKKGDDWFNYACQQEGVQSDVYFEIIDKYYPQGFLRAKNLNMQARKEAGFSCKELNFMAKKEVC; encoded by the coding sequence TTGGAAGAAAAAAGCCCAAATAAAAAAATAGAAATGTTTGATAATTTTTACACAGCTTATAATGAGGGTAGTGTTGCGTTTGAAAGCAGCTTCACTGCTAAAGAGTTTAGCACACCATCATATAGTGGCATTTGTAGAGTCGTTCCTCCTCAAGACGTACCTAAACGAAGTAATCTTACTGTTAGAGAAGGTCAAGTAGTTCTCATTCATGCTATAGCACATATTGAGTACTCTGCAATAGATTTGGCAATCGATGGGGCATATAGATTTTTTGGACTTCCTAAAAAGTACTATGATGACTGGTTAAAAGTTGCTGCAGATGAGATAAGGCACTTTTTGATGTTAGAAGAGCTTCTGCATGAGTTAGATAGTAGCTATGGTGATATAGAAGTACATGATGCTCTTTTTGAAGCGAGTCAAAGAACACAGACACTTTTGGAACGTATGGCAGTAGTTCCGCGTTACCTTGAAGCCAATGGCTTAGATGCAACACCCATGATACTGACAAAGTTAAAGAAGCTTCCTAAAAGTGAGATGATAGAAAAAATGATGAGAGTTTTAAACACGATTTTAGATGAAGAGGTTGATCATGTAAAAAAAGGGGATGATTGGTTTAACTATGCTTGCCAACAAGAGGGTGTACAGAGTGATGTCTATTTTGAGATTATTGACAAGTACTACCCACAAGGATTTCTAAGAGCAAAAAATTTAAATATGCAAGCAAGAAAAGAAGCGGGATTTAGTTGTAAAGAGCTAAATTTTATGGCTAAAAAAGAGGTCTGTTAA
- the argB gene encoding acetylglutamate kinase, with the protein MKAKIETVKTLLDALPFIKEFRKEIVVIKYGGSAQTSPELKEKFAEDILLMYLVGIKPVIIHGGGQKITDMLDALKIDTKFIDGQRVTTKEVMRIAEMILSGEINKEIVSLLNSHGAKAIGISGKDAHFITAEAKDFSRWGLTGNITNVKADVVNNLIHESFIPVIAPIAAGEEMGHPGFNINADLCASYVAKAIGANKIIFLTDTEGVLNKDKVLYSTLTKGEVEALKADGTIHGGMVPKVDACLEAIDGGVQKAHIIDGRLEHSMLLELFTSEGVGTQIVK; encoded by the coding sequence TTGAAAGCTAAAATTGAAACGGTAAAGACACTTCTTGACGCTCTTCCATTTATAAAAGAGTTTAGAAAAGAGATAGTAGTTATAAAGTATGGTGGTTCAGCACAAACTTCTCCTGAGTTAAAAGAGAAGTTCGCTGAAGATATTTTGCTGATGTACCTTGTGGGCATTAAACCAGTTATCATTCATGGTGGTGGTCAAAAAATTACAGATATGCTTGACGCTTTAAAGATAGATACAAAGTTTATAGATGGTCAGCGCGTAACAACCAAAGAGGTTATGAGAATAGCTGAGATGATTTTAAGTGGAGAGATAAATAAAGAGATAGTCTCACTGCTTAACTCTCATGGAGCGAAGGCTATAGGTATAAGTGGCAAAGACGCTCATTTTATTACGGCAGAGGCAAAAGATTTCTCAAGATGGGGTCTTACTGGAAATATTACAAATGTTAAAGCAGATGTGGTAAATAATCTTATTCATGAGAGTTTTATCCCCGTTATTGCACCAATTGCAGCGGGTGAGGAGATGGGCCATCCAGGGTTTAATATAAACGCAGACTTGTGTGCTTCATATGTTGCAAAAGCCATAGGGGCAAACAAGATAATCTTCTTAACGGATACAGAGGGCGTTTTAAATAAAGACAAAGTACTTTACTCAACGCTTACTAAAGGTGAGGTAGAGGCACTAAAAGCTGATGGAACAATCCATGGTGGTATGGTTCCAAAAGTGGACGCTTGTCTTGAAGCTATCGACGGTGGGGTTCAAAAAGCACATATCATTGATGGAAGGCTAGAACACTCAATGCTTCTCGAACTTTTCACGTCCGAGGGTGTTGGAACGCAAATCGTTAAGTAA
- a CDS encoding class I SAM-dependent DNA methyltransferase yields MKDHFEEKSKTWDKGDVQVNGAKKIANAIRENINLTTEMDILDFGVGTGLLGFEIAKSVKKVYGVDMSLSMLKKLEEKNTPELSIEAVCQDIVKEPLDQTFHGIVSSMTLHHVENLEGFFKSIYNNIEENGFIAIADLEKEDGTFHSDNTGVFHFGFHEKELCQAVETAGFKNIAFKNINTINKPHRDFGVFLITAQK; encoded by the coding sequence ATGAAAGATCATTTTGAAGAAAAATCAAAGACTTGGGATAAAGGCGACGTTCAAGTAAATGGTGCAAAAAAAATTGCAAACGCCATTAGAGAGAACATTAATCTCACAACTGAAATGGATATTTTAGATTTTGGCGTTGGAACGGGTCTACTTGGATTTGAAATAGCAAAATCTGTCAAGAAAGTTTACGGTGTAGATATGTCTCTTAGTATGCTAAAAAAACTAGAAGAGAAAAATACTCCAGAGCTTAGCATTGAAGCTGTATGTCAAGACATAGTAAAAGAGCCTCTAGATCAGACTTTTCATGGAATAGTTAGCTCTATGACTCTTCATCATGTAGAAAACCTTGAAGGATTTTTTAAATCTATCTATAATAATATAGAAGAGAATGGCTTTATTGCCATCGCTGATTTAGAAAAAGAGGATGGAACTTTTCACTCAGATAATACAGGAGTATTTCACTTTGGTTTTCATGAAAAAGAACTTTGTCAAGCCGTAGAAACTGCTGGCTTTAAAAATATAGCCTTTAAAAATATAAACACTATCAACAAACCTCACAGAGATTTTGGAGTTTTTTTAATAACAGCACAGAAGTAA
- the hemA gene encoding glutamyl-tRNA reductase: MHYLNISFTHKNSTMQIREKLSHKDDDDKKKCLERLLSSTHISEAILISTCNRMEVLCNCSDIPGATEHIFNMLSNRSGISIEELEGRADVFDDSSAIHHLFSVAASLDSMVIGETQIVGQLKDAFRLSYDNQFCSKKLARAMKSAFKCAAKVRNSTDISSKPVSMASVAVAKLKSLVDDISGKKALVIGTGEMSEITAKHLVNAGADVYIMNRTKHKAEALALECKCKVINFEELASAVNDFEILFTATSSSEPIITDSIINARDFDRYWFDLALPRDINYNKGERIHLYVIDDLKIIVDENMSSREHASRVAHGIIGRGIVEFFEWLNTQDTEQIIKEIYQRANIAAKEESTRAIKNGYIPKEYEEEALKLCEQTLKRFLHNMTASMRNSSQDAQTELLSGAMSAIIKENN, encoded by the coding sequence ATGCACTATCTAAATATAAGTTTCACACATAAAAACTCAACTATGCAGATAAGAGAAAAACTCTCACACAAAGATGATGATGATAAAAAAAAGTGCCTTGAGCGTCTTTTATCATCTACTCATATCAGTGAAGCAATACTAATCTCAACTTGTAATAGAATGGAAGTGTTATGTAATTGTAGTGATATTCCAGGAGCTACCGAACATATATTTAACATGCTAAGTAATCGATCGGGCATAAGTATAGAAGAGCTAGAAGGGCGTGCAGATGTTTTTGATGATAGTAGCGCAATTCACCATCTTTTTAGCGTGGCTGCGTCACTTGATTCTATGGTTATAGGTGAAACACAGATAGTTGGACAGCTAAAAGATGCTTTTAGACTCTCTTATGATAATCAGTTTTGTTCTAAAAAACTTGCTCGTGCAATGAAATCAGCGTTTAAATGTGCTGCAAAGGTCAGAAACTCTACAGACATATCTTCCAAACCTGTTTCAATGGCGAGTGTAGCTGTTGCAAAGTTGAAGTCATTAGTTGATGATATAAGTGGTAAAAAAGCTCTTGTAATTGGGACAGGCGAAATGTCTGAAATTACAGCAAAACATTTAGTAAATGCTGGTGCAGATGTTTACATAATGAATAGAACAAAACATAAGGCAGAAGCTCTCGCGTTAGAGTGTAAATGTAAGGTTATAAATTTTGAAGAATTAGCAAGTGCGGTAAATGATTTTGAAATACTTTTTACAGCAACGTCTTCTAGTGAACCCATTATCACTGATTCGATTATAAATGCAAGAGACTTTGATAGATACTGGTTTGATTTAGCACTACCTCGTGATATTAACTATAATAAAGGTGAGAGAATTCATCTTTATGTTATTGATGATTTAAAAATAATTGTTGATGAAAATATGAGTTCACGGGAGCATGCTTCTAGAGTGGCTCATGGAATTATTGGTCGAGGAATTGTAGAGTTTTTTGAGTGGTTAAATACTCAAGACACAGAGCAAATAATAAAAGAGATATACCAACGTGCAAATATTGCAGCTAAAGAAGAGAGTACTCGGGCTATAAAAAATGGATATATTCCAAAAGAGTATGAAGAAGAAGCACTTAAACTATGTGAACAGACATTAAAAAGATTTTTACACAATATGACAGCAAGTATGAGAAACTCATCCCAAGATGCACAAACTGAGCTCTTAAGCGGTGCGATGTCAGCAATAATAAAAGAAAATAATTAA
- a CDS encoding proline--tRNA ligase, translating to MRRSKAFIPTSKEAPSDAQLASHIFLSRGGFISQNASGLYNYMPLAKRVMKKIENIIHEEMHKVGAQEVELSFVTPAALWEESGRIEKFGKELLRFKDRKENLFLLGPTHEEMMVDMVRNRVTSYKNLPLNLYQIKTKFRDEARPRFGLMRGREFTMKDGYSFHSSDEDLNREFETIEAAYKKILTRLGLDYRVVEADSGAIGGSGSKELMVIADSGEDTIAICSECEYGANIEAASRSSRTNIPEAPEAEFNKFQTPNIKSIDELSEFFKIDSYYTIKCVAKKLIYEDSEEIVLFFLRGCDNLQEVKALNATEALDITDASEEELKSIGLTPGFIGPLDQLKAKHVIDSDLKAAKNMICGANELDYHFVGVDLSVIDEVAYYFDIAEVNEGDGCPCCDGKLSFTKGIEVGHIFKLGTTYSKALKAEYLDENGKAQPFIMGTYGMGVSRLVASVVEQHHDENGCIWSKATAPYMVNVMVSNIKDEEQMRVGEELYSKLQESGVEVMIDDRKDRFGFKMKDAELIGFPYTVIVGKELANGQVQIYDRKTTEKTAANIDEVFAKVMEMI from the coding sequence ATGAGAAGAAGTAAGGCATTTATACCAACATCTAAAGAAGCACCATCTGATGCACAACTAGCTAGTCATATATTTTTATCTCGTGGTGGCTTTATATCACAAAACGCAAGCGGGCTTTATAACTACATGCCTTTAGCTAAGCGAGTTATGAAAAAAATAGAAAACATTATACATGAAGAGATGCATAAAGTAGGGGCACAAGAAGTTGAACTTAGTTTTGTTACGCCTGCAGCACTTTGGGAAGAGTCAGGACGTATAGAGAAGTTTGGTAAAGAACTTCTGCGTTTTAAAGATAGAAAAGAGAATCTTTTTTTACTTGGACCAACGCATGAAGAGATGATGGTAGACATGGTACGCAATCGCGTTACTTCGTATAAAAACTTACCACTTAATCTTTATCAGATTAAAACAAAGTTCCGTGATGAAGCAAGACCGCGTTTTGGTCTTATGCGTGGACGTGAATTTACTATGAAAGATGGCTACTCTTTTCACTCTTCAGACGAAGACTTAAATAGAGAATTTGAGACTATTGAGGCGGCTTATAAAAAGATACTTACACGTTTAGGACTTGATTATAGAGTAGTTGAAGCGGATAGTGGAGCTATTGGTGGAAGTGGCAGTAAAGAGTTAATGGTTATAGCTGATAGTGGCGAAGATACAATCGCAATTTGTTCAGAGTGTGAATATGGTGCAAATATAGAAGCGGCAAGTCGTTCATCAAGAACTAATATTCCTGAAGCTCCTGAGGCGGAATTTAACAAATTTCAAACGCCAAATATTAAAAGTATAGACGAACTTAGTGAGTTTTTTAAAATAGACTCTTATTACACTATAAAATGTGTTGCTAAAAAACTTATATATGAAGACTCAGAGGAGATAGTACTTTTTTTCTTACGTGGATGTGATAATCTCCAAGAGGTTAAGGCTCTTAACGCAACTGAAGCTCTTGATATAACAGATGCAAGTGAAGAGGAGCTAAAATCTATAGGTTTAACTCCAGGTTTTATTGGTCCACTTGATCAGCTAAAAGCAAAGCATGTGATTGATAGTGACTTAAAAGCTGCAAAAAATATGATATGTGGAGCTAATGAGCTTGATTATCACTTTGTTGGAGTTGATTTAAGCGTTATTGATGAAGTTGCGTACTATTTTGATATCGCTGAAGTGAATGAGGGTGACGGATGTCCTTGTTGTGATGGAAAACTCTCTTTTACTAAGGGAATTGAAGTTGGACATATCTTTAAACTCGGGACTACTTACTCTAAGGCTTTAAAAGCGGAGTACTTAGATGAAAATGGAAAAGCACAGCCTTTTATCATGGGAACTTATGGAATGGGAGTCTCGCGTTTAGTGGCTTCCGTTGTAGAGCAACATCATGATGAGAATGGTTGTATCTGGAGTAAAGCGACAGCTCCATATATGGTTAACGTCATGGTTTCAAATATAAAAGATGAAGAGCAGATGAGAGTAGGAGAAGAGCTGTACTCTAAACTACAAGAGTCTGGTGTTGAAGTGATGATAGATGATAGAAAAGATAGATTTGGATTTAAGATGAAAGATGCTGAGCTTATAGGTTTTCCATACACTGTTATCGTTGGAAAAGAGTTGGCAAATGGACAAGTTCAAATTTACGATAGAAAAACAACTGAAAAAACTGCTGCAAACATAGATGAAGTTTTTGCTAAAGTGATGGAGATGATATAG
- a CDS encoding PaaI family thioesterase — MIEEEQNENDALDFESEENENEVSIRTHEKIEQNLSGEVLLMEKGYVETRLSTTYEMVADDVGLIHGGFIFSGADYAAMLAVNERNVVLVGSECQFLSPVKLHDEVKFIARVRHKEGKKRNVHVEAFVLDIKVFEGEFKTVVTERHVLRLKLLDEEGEKK; from the coding sequence TTGATAGAAGAAGAACAAAACGAAAATGATGCATTAGATTTTGAGAGTGAAGAGAATGAAAATGAAGTTAGTATACGAACACATGAGAAGATAGAACAGAATCTCAGTGGTGAAGTACTGCTTATGGAAAAAGGGTATGTAGAGACAAGACTGAGTACTACTTATGAGATGGTTGCTGATGATGTAGGGCTTATTCATGGAGGTTTTATCTTTTCTGGTGCAGATTATGCTGCTATGCTTGCTGTAAATGAGAGAAATGTTGTTTTAGTCGGAAGTGAGTGTCAGTTTCTCTCTCCTGTAAAGCTTCATGATGAAGTGAAGTTTATTGCTCGCGTTCGTCATAAAGAGGGAAAAAAACGAAACGTTCACGTAGAAGCTTTTGTTTTAGATATTAAAGTGTTTGAGGGAGAGTTTAAAACTGTTGTCACAGAGAGGCACGTGCTAAGGTTAAAACTTTTAGATGAAGAGGGCGAGAAGAAGTAG
- a CDS encoding DegT/DnrJ/EryC1/StrS family aminotransferase translates to MNIPFNRYESSRDAHSNVSDSLDGEEISQVEELEREFAEYVGADYTLATSHGTSALHLAMIALDLKRGDKVVCCVNSHPSVPEVVRHFDAEPVFIDIQEGSYNINLDKLESYLEDNKTKKLKAVIITHLGGVTVDLDRVYSMASIYNVRIVEDASDALGATYKGKRIGSTGADIVCFNFSPHLKKNICNGGMLVTNDDVIIERAKLLSNHAIVRDDDALEYIYDVVDIGNDYSLSELNAAYIRALIVEQDETIKRHQEIAKAYTKGLENVDHVTTPDMDNEENPFSLYIIKIDKNRDSFAVGLRDAGVGTGLHYIPLHLLSYYKTKYSLRVNDFPVALRSYQQILSLPIYPTMSDAEVKSVIDKIKKIAKTRV, encoded by the coding sequence ATGAATATACCATTTAATAGATATGAAAGTTCTCGTGATGCGCACTCAAATGTGAGTGATTCACTAGATGGAGAAGAGATAAGTCAAGTTGAAGAGTTAGAGCGTGAGTTTGCAGAGTATGTTGGTGCTGACTATACACTTGCAACCTCTCATGGTACATCAGCACTTCATCTTGCAATGATCGCACTTGATCTGAAACGCGGGGACAAAGTGGTTTGTTGTGTAAACTCTCACCCTAGCGTTCCTGAAGTAGTACGTCATTTTGATGCAGAACCTGTTTTTATAGATATTCAAGAGGGAAGCTACAACATAAACTTAGATAAGTTAGAAAGCTATCTTGAAGATAATAAAACAAAAAAACTAAAAGCGGTAATCATTACCCATTTAGGTGGTGTAACAGTAGACCTAGATCGTGTTTACTCTATGGCTAGTATCTATAATGTAAGAATAGTTGAAGATGCAAGTGATGCACTTGGTGCTACATATAAAGGTAAACGCATAGGCTCTACAGGTGCTGATATAGTATGTTTTAACTTCTCTCCACATCTGAAGAAAAATATCTGTAATGGGGGTATGCTTGTTACAAATGATGACGTAATCATAGAGAGAGCTAAGCTTTTATCTAATCATGCAATCGTAAGAGATGATGATGCTTTAGAGTATATTTACGACGTTGTAGATATTGGAAATGATTACTCTTTAAGTGAATTAAACGCAGCGTATATCCGTGCATTAATAGTCGAGCAAGATGAGACTATAAAAAGACACCAAGAGATAGCTAAGGCCTATACTAAAGGTCTAGAAAACGTTGATCATGTAACTACTCCAGATATGGATAATGAAGAGAACCCATTTTCTCTGTATATCATCAAGATAGACAAAAATCGTGACTCTTTTGCAGTTGGCTTACGTGATGCTGGCGTTGGAACTGGTCTTCATTATATACCACTACATTTACTCTCTTACTACAAGACAAAGTATTCACTGCGTGTAAATGACTTTCCAGTAGCGCTTCGCTCATATCAGCAGATACTCTCACTTCCAATCTATCCAACGATGAGTGATGCTGAAGTAAAAAGTGTTATTGATAAAATTAAAAAAATAGCTAAAACAAGAGTCTAA
- a CDS encoding NAD+ synthase has product MSKYSQISSYLEYFLDNEVKKTGIKKVVVGLSGGLDSAVVAVLAHRVFGDDLLCVKMPSHYSSQSSIDDADELCRDFKMKSETASIEPMLKVYEEMNPDLDNLRKGNFSSRMRMSTLFDISARENALVLGTSNKSELMLGYGTLYGDLSSALNPIGDLYKSEVFELARYLGVSKSIIKKPPSADLWDGQSDEADLGYTYAQLDSAMKLYVEDRLSRDEIVAKGVEAKMLDMIISRIFRNHFKRKMPVIAKLTSRTLNHDFNYPRDITL; this is encoded by the coding sequence ATGAGTAAATATTCGCAAATTTCTAGCTACTTAGAGTATTTTTTAGACAATGAAGTCAAAAAGACTGGTATTAAAAAAGTTGTAGTTGGACTTAGTGGTGGACTTGATTCTGCTGTTGTTGCTGTGTTAGCTCATAGAGTTTTTGGTGATGACCTTTTATGTGTAAAAATGCCATCTCATTACTCTTCACAGAGTTCAATTGATGATGCGGATGAGTTGTGTAGAGATTTTAAGATGAAATCTGAGACAGCTTCTATTGAGCCAATGTTAAAAGTTTATGAAGAGATGAATCCAGACTTAGATAACCTTAGAAAAGGGAATTTTTCATCTCGTATGAGAATGTCTACTCTGTTTGACATCTCCGCTCGTGAGAATGCTTTAGTTTTGGGTACAAGTAACAAAAGTGAACTTATGCTTGGATACGGAACTCTTTATGGGGATCTCTCTAGTGCACTCAACCCTATAGGTGATCTTTATAAAAGTGAAGTTTTTGAACTCGCACGCTACCTTGGAGTGAGTAAGAGTATTATTAAAAAGCCACCATCTGCTGATTTATGGGATGGTCAAAGTGATGAAGCAGATTTAGGGTATACATATGCACAGCTTGATAGCGCAATGAAGCTCTACGTTGAAGATAGGTTGTCTCGTGATGAGATAGTAGCAAAGGGTGTAGAAGCAAAAATGTTAGATATGATTATAAGTAGAATATTTCGCAACCATTTTAAAAGAAAAATGCCAGTAATAGCGAAACTAACATCTAGAACCCTAAACCATGATTTTAATTATCCTAGGGATATAACTTTATAA
- a CDS encoding tetraacyldisaccharide 4'-kinase has product MKKSFVFWVEEYFYSPSFLQKLLSLLFLPLSYLYCFLMYLRFKSKNAEDFGLKVISVGNLNVGGSGKTPLVSALAQRYEKSAIVLRGYGRDSKGLHIVSDGSNILCDVNVSGDEAMIYAKKVSNAIVIVSEDRKIAIQKAKEMGAKILFLDDAYSKHDINKLDFLIEVESKNRRCLPSGPYRERLWKEKRAIILKDGVDFKRVVELKDRCDKMSLLTAIARPRRLDSYLPNVVSKNYFEDHHSFKKNELEEILQRDNSDSLLVTYKDFVKVESFGLPLSLLDMHMEVDKKVFEIIGTYIES; this is encoded by the coding sequence TTGAAAAAATCTTTTGTTTTTTGGGTTGAAGAGTATTTCTACAGCCCAAGCTTTTTGCAAAAACTTCTCTCCCTTCTTTTTTTACCACTGAGTTATCTCTACTGTTTTTTAATGTACTTGCGTTTTAAGAGTAAAAATGCTGAAGATTTTGGTCTCAAGGTTATTAGTGTAGGGAACTTAAATGTAGGTGGTAGTGGAAAAACACCGCTAGTGAGTGCATTGGCCCAAAGATACGAAAAGAGTGCAATTGTACTTCGTGGGTATGGACGAGACTCAAAAGGTCTACATATCGTAAGTGATGGCTCAAACATTTTGTGTGATGTAAATGTAAGTGGCGATGAAGCGATGATATACGCTAAAAAAGTATCAAATGCTATTGTTATAGTGAGTGAAGATAGAAAGATTGCCATACAAAAAGCTAAAGAGATGGGTGCAAAGATTCTCTTTTTAGATGATGCATACTCTAAGCATGATATAAATAAATTAGACTTCCTAATAGAAGTAGAGTCTAAAAATAGAAGATGCCTACCCTCAGGTCCTTATAGAGAGAGGTTATGGAAAGAAAAAAGAGCGATAATCCTCAAAGATGGCGTTGATTTTAAAAGGGTAGTCGAGCTTAAAGATAGATGTGATAAAATGTCGCTTTTAACAGCTATAGCAAGACCACGGCGTTTGGATAGCTATCTACCTAATGTTGTGAGTAAAAACTACTTTGAAGATCATCACTCATTTAAAAAAAATGAATTAGAAGAGATACTACAAAGAGATAATTCAGACTCTCTTTTGGTAACTTATAAAGATTTTGTAAAAGTTGAATCATTTGGACTTCCTCTATCGCTACTAGATATGCATATGGAAGTAGATAAAAAAGTATTTGAAATTATAGGAACGTATATTGAAAGCTAA